A genomic segment from Campylobacter concisus encodes:
- the cmoA gene encoding carboxy-S-adenosyl-L-methionine synthase CmoA produces MRDEIFKEPISKQFEFDDFVASVFDDMISRSVPFYDVSSNLNAKLLAKILPKDASVCDLGCSTANSLLLLNNLRNDLVLSGVDNSEAMLANAKNKAKAYGAKIKFLLDDILKCELVGFDAVLANYTLQFIRPPKRADLVQKIYNGLNENGVFLFSEKIIFEDKKLTKSVIEIYEDYKQAQGYSRYEIAQKREALENVLVPYTEEENRSLAINAGFKRVESTFKWGNFMSFLAFK; encoded by the coding sequence ATGAGAGATGAAATTTTTAAAGAGCCTATAAGCAAGCAGTTTGAGTTTGACGACTTTGTGGCGAGCGTTTTTGATGATATGATCTCGCGCTCGGTGCCGTTTTACGATGTGAGCTCAAATCTAAACGCAAAGCTGCTAGCTAAAATTTTGCCAAAAGATGCAAGTGTATGCGACCTTGGCTGCTCGACGGCAAATAGCTTACTTTTACTAAATAATCTTAGAAACGATCTCGTGCTAAGCGGCGTGGATAACTCTGAGGCGATGCTAGCAAATGCCAAAAATAAGGCAAAAGCTTATGGGGCAAAGATAAAATTTTTGCTTGATGATATTTTAAAGTGTGAGCTAGTGGGCTTTGATGCAGTTTTGGCAAACTATACTTTGCAGTTTATAAGACCACCAAAAAGAGCTGATCTAGTGCAAAAAATTTATAACGGACTAAATGAAAATGGAGTCTTTTTATTTAGTGAAAAGATTATCTTTGAAGATAAAAAACTCACCAAAAGCGTCATAGAAATTTATGAAGACTATAAACAGGCACAAGGCTACTCACGCTATGAGATCGCCCAAAAAAGAGAGGCACTTGAAAACGTGTTGGTGCCATACACTGAAGAAGAAAATAGAAGCTTAGCCATAAATGCTGGCTTTAAGCGTGTCGAGAGCACATTTAAGTGGGGAAATTTCATGAGCTTTTTGGCATTTAAATAA
- a CDS encoding bifunctional riboflavin kinase/FAD synthetase: MPNFSTLLTKDNITAVAIGHFDGVHRGHKQLLKQLGEFGGLVVIDKNKANITPKLKRAEYSNYPCFLYDFDTIKGLSGEEFIALLKHDFKNLKKIVVGFDFRFGRNRAWDKHDLKRIFDGEVVVVDEVCYDGMGVHSSSIRELIRQGNIDEANRLIGREYSIEGNVIKGQGIGAKELVATLNLDVKNYLLPKDGVYATRTRIGSYTYGSVTFIGNRLSTDGNFSVETHILDEVAPKVAKHVAVCFIKRLRDNKKFDTLEELKEQIKCDINGARACVGVCDLFGNEIMRYFDGYGAGI; this comes from the coding sequence ATGCCGAATTTTTCTACGCTTTTAACAAAAGATAATATCACTGCCGTTGCGATTGGGCACTTTGACGGCGTGCATAGAGGGCATAAACAGCTTTTAAAGCAGCTAGGCGAGTTTGGCGGACTTGTCGTGATCGATAAGAATAAAGCCAACATCACGCCAAAGCTAAAGCGAGCGGAGTACTCAAACTACCCTTGCTTTTTGTATGATTTTGATACCATTAAAGGGCTTAGCGGTGAGGAATTTATCGCGCTGCTAAAACATGATTTTAAAAATTTAAAAAAGATCGTTGTTGGATTTGATTTTAGATTTGGCAGAAATAGAGCATGGGATAAACACGATTTGAAAAGAATTTTTGATGGAGAGGTGGTTGTCGTTGATGAGGTTTGTTATGACGGCATGGGCGTGCATAGCTCATCCATCAGAGAGCTGATACGCCAAGGCAACATCGATGAGGCAAACAGGCTAATAGGCAGGGAGTACTCGATCGAGGGTAACGTGATAAAAGGGCAGGGTATCGGCGCAAAAGAGCTGGTTGCCACGCTAAATTTGGATGTAAAAAATTATCTTTTGCCTAAAGACGGTGTGTACGCCACAAGAACTAGGATAGGCTCATATACCTACGGCTCGGTCACATTTATAGGCAATAGGCTTAGCACAGATGGAAATTTTAGTGTCGAGACACACATATTAGACGAGGTCGCGCCAAAAGTAGCGAAGCATGTCGCGGTTTGTTTTATAAAGCGCCTAAGAGATAATAAAAAATTTGACACACTTGAAGAGCTAAAAGAACAGATCAAATGCGATATAAACGGAGCTAGAGCTTGTGTTGGAGTGTGCGATCTTTTTGGCAACGAGATAATGAGATACTTTGATGGATACGGAGCTGGTATATGA